One stretch of Harmonia axyridis chromosome 1, icHarAxyr1.1, whole genome shotgun sequence DNA includes these proteins:
- the LOC123684082 gene encoding inositol hexakisphosphate and diphosphoinositol-pentakisphosphate kinase isoform X6, giving the protein MFNFNGNTYLSYSLKKNDEGDIELCGSSDNSLGGPSLDDEEKVVIVGVCAMSKKSQSKPMKEILTRLQEFEYIKVTVFPEDVILNKAVEEWPVCDCLISFHSKGFPLDKAIQYAQLHNPYVINNLHMQYDIQDRRKVYSILESEGIEIPRYAVLDRDSPDPKHHELVESEDHVEVNGIVFNKPFVEKPVSAEDHNIYIYYPTSAGGGSQRLFRKGFYYSQIGSRSSVYSPESRVRKTGSYIYEDFMPTDGTDVKVYTVGPDYAHAEARKSPALDGKVERDREGKEIRYPVILNNAEKLISRKVCLAFKQAVCGFDLLRANGKSFVCDVNGFSFVKNSNKYYDDCAKILGNMILRELAPTLHIPWSVPFQLDDPPIVPTTFGKMMELRCVVGVIRHGDRTPKQKMKVEVRHPKFFEIFEKYDGYKHGHVKLKRPKQLQEILDIARSLLAEIQQHEADPEIEEKQGKLEQLKGVLEMYGHFSGINRKVQMKYQPKGRPRGSSSDDVDKPAEPSLVLILKWGGELTPAGRIQAEELGRIFRCMYPGGQGRHLAGEYSGAQGLGLLRLHSTFRHDLKIYASDEGRVQMTAAAFAKGLLALEGELTPILVQMVKSANTNGLLDNDCDSSKYQNMCKSRLHELMQLDRDFTQEDRDMINPCNSSSIAAALEFVKNPVKCCKHVHSLIKSLMEIVQIKKDDSKTKDAVLYHGETWELMGRRWGKIEKDFFTKNKTFDISKIPDIYDCIKYDLQHNQHTLQFEQAEELYLYAKYLADIVIPQEYGLSAQEKLTIGQGICTPLLKKVKADLQRNIEENEETVNRLNPRYSHGVSSPGRHVRTRLYFTSESHVHSLITVLRHGGLLDITNDEQWRRAMEYVSMVSELNYMSQVVIMLYEDPTKDPSSEERFHVELHFSPGVNCCVQKNLPPGPGFRPHSRNESSSTKSSSSNNSATPTPPEDAKSQCSLRIDEESESTLDEDKPTSKSSVETLESKYNNSLFSPINSGNRKYRVKTSDPIPIGNSHTVCGHEAAHLAKKLNEELAQQGKRKNGKNYMANRTLSPDPEPRSKSYDNKSPKKEKEQSEDDQSHISLPQVPIIIINPPNSPNVKARPKLVSQRSLSSTSTIDLDTQTLTDINSQSKPQSSTNELPLTELNLEIFTSNQKDRSNSRMSTNELPMSDITFRPRSNTFYAEEIINKFDNECKFRKYKQRSFSDPNILDKELVCCSDGSCWLEKNNDASTVDENILEGSADDSVSVCLCDNLWFRRAPSTLLSFLTSPPNTMYPKQVRSTSQPSSPGVTSNPCMSYTESNSSPEKRHRHSIAGQMNYFRVIQTPTFGWDCPFPFKRTTLGSTNSLFSTAVISGSSSAPNLRDMIPSATSVSGLEGFGGVPPIRPLETLHNALSLRQIDTFLDRMTKASFLKTPSSTPPKYPSTPLPTPVGSQSTSTTLSSLGEQPLKSPCNSGVWSGPPSYVSSSGQSSPGLSETNSKESSDLSSSAISYDGLTMDNISKIFPNMAAELDEDLGNVRIQLDSQQKSQEDELLEYFGRYNLEEIESTTPISDPEIVLSKKEFPENKVLDIEHMFNNAVPDKGDNLSINSLKSNNITNNENKYQDKAASPVNLQSQHPTDWYLKLKTNHNKGQMEKNKITSYNSSISEINCTLNSKISTSGLGSDKWVSEKEKFLENSTIKNENYVDNTNRKENQKLGAVMIKESFIELPRIGRISRSFHGKSPSKDSYLEIDSTPRRASDNMVNLTSTFLNSKPLNLKNMDLMQGDKSKHTRPKFCTQKSQPCPVASKEEFRKSSLSDPQNLKGARFTTTIVDESAFMENFKSNSKNNK; this is encoded by the exons aaAGCAGTTGAAGAATGGCCAGTTTGTGACTGTCTCAtatcatttcattcaaaagGTTTTCCTCTGGATAAAGCTATACAGTATGCCCAATTACATAACCCATATGTCATCAATAATTTACATATGCAATATGATATTCAAGATAGGAGGAAGGTGTATTCTATACTAGAATCAGAAGGAATTGAAATACCTAGATATGCTGTGTTAGATAGGGATAGTCCTGATCCAAAAC atcatgaaCTGGTAGAGTCTGAAGATCATGTGGAGGTTAAtggtattgttttcaataaaccATTCGTTGAAAAACCTGTATCTGCAGAGGATCATAACATATACATTTACTATCCTACATCTGCAGGCGGTGGTAGCCAACGCCTCTTCCGCAAG GGTTTCTATTATTCTCAGATTGGCAGCAGAAGTAGCGTGTATTCGCCTGAATCTAGAGTTCGAAAAACTGgcagttatatttatgaagatttTATGCCCACCGATGGCACGGATGTAAAG GTTTATACTGTTGGACCAGATTATGCTCATGCAGAAGCCCGAAAATCACCAGCTCTAGATGGAAAAGTCGAAAGGGACAGAGAGGGCAAAGAAATAAGATATCCTGTGATTTTGAACAAtgctgaaaaattaatttctaggAAAGTTTGCTTGGCATTCAAACAAGCTGTATGTGGATTCGATTTACTCCG aGCAAACGGCAAATCTTTCGTATGCGATGTGAATGGTTTTAGTTTCGTAAAAAATTCCAACAAGTACTATGACGATTGTGCTAAAATTTTAGGAAATATGATTCTGAGAGAATTAGCACCAACCCTTCACATTCCATGGTCAGTTCCATTTCAGTTGGATGACCCACCAATTGTACCTACCACTTTTGGAAAAATGATGGAGCTCAGATGTGTAGTTGGAGTTATAAGACATGGTGATAGAACGCCTAAGCAAAAGATGAAAGTTGAAGTTAGACATCCcaagttttttgaaatatttgaaaagtatGATGGTTACAAACATGGCCATGTAAAACTCAAAAGACCAAAACAGTTGCAAGAAATTTTAGATATAGCAAGATCATTATTGGCGGAAATTCAACAGCATGAAGCAGACCccgaaattgaagaaaaacaaggAAAGTTGGAACAGTTGAAAGGGGTTTTAGAGAT GTATGGACATTTCTCAGGAATAAATAGGAAAGTACAAATGAAATATCAACCTAAAGGTCGTCCACGAGGTTCAAGTTCAGATGATG TAGATAAACCAGCTGAACCATCATTAGTGTTGATTTTGAAGTGGGGAGGAGAATTAACTCCGGCTGGTAGAATACAGGCAGAAGAATTGGGACGTATATTCCGATGCATGTATCCTGGTGGACAAGGTAGACATCTGGCCG GAGAATACTCAGGAGCCCAAGGATTGGGTTTATTGAGACTTCATTCTACATTCCGACATGACCTCAAAATATATGCATCTGATGAAGGAAGGGTACAAATGACTGCAGCGGCTTTCGCGAAGGGGCTGCTTGCTTTAGAAGGGGAGTTAACCCCGATATTAGTTCAAATGGTAAAAAGCGCAAACACTAATGGACTTCTAGATAACGACTGTGATAGCAGTAAATATCAAAACAT GTGTAAATCCAGGTTACATGAACTGATGCAATTGGACCGTGATTTTACTCAAGAAGATAGGGATATGATTAATCCATGCAATTCTTCAAGCATAGCAGCTGCTTTGGAATTCGTGAAAAACCCTGTTAAATGTTGTAAACATGTTCACTCGTTAATAAAATCTTTGATGGAAATTGTTCAGATAAAAAAAGATGACAGTAAAACCAAAG ATGCCGTTCTTTATCATGGAGAAACATGGGAACTGATGGGACGGCGTtggggaaaaattgaaaaagactTTTTTACCAAAAACAAGACATTTGATATAAGCAAGATACCTGATATATATGATTGTATTAAATACGATCTTCAGCATAATCAGCATACTTTACAATTCGAACAAGCTGAGGAGCTGTATTTGTATGCTAAATATTTGGCTGACATAGTTATACCACAGGAATATGGGCTTTCTGCTCAGGAAAAATTGACTATAGGACAAGGCATATGCACTCCGTTGTTGAAGAAAGTTAAAGCTGATTTACAGAGAAACATTGAGGAGAATGAAGAGACTGTTAATAGGTTGAATCCTAGATACTCCCATGGTGTGTCAAGTCCAGGTAGACATGTACGAACAAGACTGTATTTCACTAGTGAAAGTCATGTACACTCTTTGATAACTGTTTTAAGGCATGGAGGATTATTAGAT ATAACTAATGACGAGCAATGGCGGAGGGCTATGGAGTATGTCTCCATGGTATCAGAGCTTAATTATATGTCCCAAGTTGTAATTATGTTGTATGAAGATCCAACCAAAGATCCTTCAAGTGAAGAAAGATTCCATGTGGAACTCCACTTTAGCCCTGGTGTGAATTGTTGTGTCCAGAAGAATCTGCCTCCTGGTCCTGGATTCAGACCCCATTCAAGGAATGAATCGTCTAGTACTAAATCTTCT AGTTCTAATAATTCAGCTACACCTACTCCTCCAGAGGATGCTAAAAGCCAATGTTCGTTAAGGATAGATGAGGAGAGTGAATCAACTCTAGATGAAGATAAACCTACCTCAAAATCATCAGTAGAAACATTAGAATCCAAATACAATAACTCTTTATTTTCACCTATCAATTCCGGGAATCGCAAATACCGAGTCAAAACTAGTGATCCTATTCCTATTGG AAATTCTCATACGGTTTGTGGACATGAGGCAGCCCATTTGGCGAAGAAATTAAATGAAGAACTTGCCCAACAAGGAAAACGTAAGAATGGTAAAAATTACATGGCAAATAGAACGTTAAGTCCCGATCCAGAACCAAGATCGAAAAGTTATGACAACAAGAGTCCAAAAAAAGAGAAAG AACAATCTGAGGATGATCAATCTCACATATCTCTACCTCAAGtgcctataataataataaatccacCAAATTCTCCCAATGTCAAAGCAAGACCAAAACTAGTGTCTCAAAGATCACTTTCAAGTACAAGTACAATCGATTTAGATACCCAAACATTAACTGATATTAACAGCCAGTCTAAACCACAAAGTTCTACAAATGAATTACCTCTGACTGAATTGAATTTAGAGATTTTCACATCGAATCAAAAAGATCGTTCAAATTCTAGGATGAGTACAAACGAATTGCCCATGAGTGATATTACATTCAGGCCGCGCAGTAATACATTTTATgcagaagaaataataaacaaatttgaTAACGAATGCAAGTTTCGTAAGTACAAACAGAGATCATTCTCGGATCCAAATATTCTCGATAAAGAACTTGTATGCTGCTCGGATGGATCATGTTGgttagaaaaaaataatgacgcTTCAACTGTAGATGAGAACATTTTGGAAGGTTCAGCCGATGATTCCGTGTCGGTTTGCTTATGTGACAATTTGTGGTTTCGACGGGCTCCCTCAACTCTTTTGTCTTTCTTGACATCTCCGCCTAACACCATGTATCCCAAACAAGTACGATCCACCTCGCAACCATCATCACCTGGTGTGACATCAAATCCTTGCATGTCCTATACAGAATCGAACAGCTCACCAGAAAAGCGCCATCGTCATAGTATAGCCGGTCAGATGAATTACTTCAGGGTGATTCAGACTCCTACATTTGGCTGGGATTGTCCATTTCCATTCAAGAGGACCACTTTGGGGAGCACCAACTCTTTGTTTAGTACCGCTGTAATTTCGGGAAGTTCCAGCGCGCCGAATCTAAGGGATATGATCCCTAGCGCCACCAGCGTTTCCG GTTTGGAAGGATTTGGTGGAGTTCCACCTATTAGGCCATTGGAAACTTTACATAACGCTCTGTCACTCCGACAAATCGACACATTTTTGGACCGCATGACTAAAGCTTCATTTCTCAAAACTCCATCATCTACACCTCCGAAATATCCATCTACACCGTTGCCAACCCCTGTAGGCTCTCAATCTACATCAACAACTTTATCGTCTCTTGGAGAACAACCATTGAAGAGTCCTTGCAATA GTGGAGTTTGGAGTGGACCACCTAGTTATGTATCTAGCAGCGGTCAGTCCTCTCCAGGTTTATCAGAAACAAATTCAAAGGAAAGCAGTGATTTATCTTCCAGTGCGATCAGTTATGATGG ATTAACTAtggataatatttcaaaaatattcccaAATATGGCTGCCGAATTAGATGAAGATTTGGGAAATGTTAGAATTCAACTTGAttctcaacaaaaatcacagGAAGATGAACTACTGGAATATTTTGGAAGATACAATCTGGAAG AAATTGAATCCACAACACCTATATCAGATCCAGAAATCGTTCTATCAAAAAAGGAGTTTCCAGAAAATAAGGTTTTAGACATAGAACACATGTTTAACAATGCAGTTCCTGACAAAGGTGATAATTTGAGTATTAACAGCTTGAAATCAAACAATATtacaaataatgaaaacaaataccAAGACAAAGCTGCTTCTCCAGTAAATTTACAAAGTCAACATCCAACAGACTGGTATTTAAAATTGAAGACAAATCACAATAAAGGACAGATGGAGAAGAATAAGATTACCAGTTATAATAGTAGTATCAGCGAAATAAATTGCACTCTAAATTCAAAGATTTCCACTTCTGGACTTGGTTCTGATAAGTGGGTATCTGAAAAGGAAAAGTTTTTGGAAAATTCAACAATCAAAAATGAGAATTATGTTGATAATACCAATCgtaaagaaaatcaaaaattaggAGCAGTAATGATTAAAGAAAGTTTCATTGAACTACCTCGAATAGGTAGaatttctagaagttttcatgGAAAATCTCCAAGCAAAGACAGCTATTTAGAGATTGATTCTACACCTAGAAGAGCAAGTGATAATATGGTAAACCTAACAAGTACGTTTCTGAATTCTAAGccattaaatttaaaaaatatggaTCTAATGCAAGGAGATAAATCAAAACACACAAGACCAAAGTTCTGCACTCAAAAATCGCAACCATGTCCTGTTGCTTCAAAGGAAGAATTTAGAAAATCTTCACTATCAgatcctcaaaatttgaaaggaGCAAGATTTACAACGACTATAGTCGATGAGAGTgcttttatggaaaatttcaaatcaaacagcaaaaataataaatag
- the LOC123684082 gene encoding inositol hexakisphosphate and diphosphoinositol-pentakisphosphate kinase isoform X1: protein MSYTELEHGYQGLRNSGRPTQFYVGAGDIELCGSSDNSLGGPSLDDEEKVVIVGVCAMSKKSQSKPMKEILTRLQEFEYIKVTVFPEDVILNKAVEEWPVCDCLISFHSKGFPLDKAIQYAQLHNPYVINNLHMQYDIQDRRKVYSILESEGIEIPRYAVLDRDSPDPKHHELVESEDHVEVNGIVFNKPFVEKPVSAEDHNIYIYYPTSAGGGSQRLFRKGFYYSQIGSRSSVYSPESRVRKTGSYIYEDFMPTDGTDVKVYTVGPDYAHAEARKSPALDGKVERDREGKEIRYPVILNNAEKLISRKVCLAFKQAVCGFDLLRANGKSFVCDVNGFSFVKNSNKYYDDCAKILGNMILRELAPTLHIPWSVPFQLDDPPIVPTTFGKMMELRCVVGVIRHGDRTPKQKMKVEVRHPKFFEIFEKYDGYKHGHVKLKRPKQLQEILDIARSLLAEIQQHEADPEIEEKQGKLEQLKGVLEMYGHFSGINRKVQMKYQPKGRPRGSSSDDVDKPAEPSLVLILKWGGELTPAGRIQAEELGRIFRCMYPGGQGRHLAGEYSGAQGLGLLRLHSTFRHDLKIYASDEGRVQMTAAAFAKGLLALEGELTPILVQMVKSANTNGLLDNDCDSSKYQNMCKSRLHELMQLDRDFTQEDRDMINPCNSSSIAAALEFVKNPVKCCKHVHSLIKSLMEIVQIKKDDSKTKDAVLYHGETWELMGRRWGKIEKDFFTKNKTFDISKIPDIYDCIKYDLQHNQHTLQFEQAEELYLYAKYLADIVIPQEYGLSAQEKLTIGQGICTPLLKKVKADLQRNIEENEETVNRLNPRYSHGVSSPGRHVRTRLYFTSESHVHSLITVLRHGGLLDITNDEQWRRAMEYVSMVSELNYMSQVVIMLYEDPTKDPSSEERFHVELHFSPGVNCCVQKNLPPGPGFRPHSRNESSSTKSSSSNNSATPTPPEDAKSQCSLRIDEESESTLDEDKPTSKSSVETLESKYNNSLFSPINSGNRKYRVKTSDPIPIGNSHTVCGHEAAHLAKKLNEELAQQGKRKNGKNYMANRTLSPDPEPRSKSYDNKSPKKEKEQSEDDQSHISLPQVPIIIINPPNSPNVKARPKLVSQRSLSSTSTIDLDTQTLTDINSQSKPQSSTNELPLTELNLEIFTSNQKDRSNSRMSTNELPMSDITFRPRSNTFYAEEIINKFDNECKFRKYKQRSFSDPNILDKELVCCSDGSCWLEKNNDASTVDENILEGSADDSVSVCLCDNLWFRRAPSTLLSFLTSPPNTMYPKQVRSTSQPSSPGVTSNPCMSYTESNSSPEKRHRHSIAGQMNYFRVIQTPTFGWDCPFPFKRTTLGSTNSLFSTAVISGSSSAPNLRDMIPSATSVSGLEGFGGVPPIRPLETLHNALSLRQIDTFLDRMTKASFLKTPSSTPPKYPSTPLPTPVGSQSTSTTLSSLGEQPLKSPCNSGVWSGPPSYVSSSGQSSPGLSETNSKESSDLSSSAISYDGLTMDNISKIFPNMAAELDEDLGNVRIQLDSQQKSQEDELLEYFGRYNLEEIESTTPISDPEIVLSKKEFPENKVLDIEHMFNNAVPDKGDNLSINSLKSNNITNNENKYQDKAASPVNLQSQHPTDWYLKLKTNHNKGQMEKNKITSYNSSISEINCTLNSKISTSGLGSDKWVSEKEKFLENSTIKNENYVDNTNRKENQKLGAVMIKESFIELPRIGRISRSFHGKSPSKDSYLEIDSTPRRASDNMVNLTSTFLNSKPLNLKNMDLMQGDKSKHTRPKFCTQKSQPCPVASKEEFRKSSLSDPQNLKGARFTTTIVDESAFMENFKSNSKNNK from the exons aaAGCAGTTGAAGAATGGCCAGTTTGTGACTGTCTCAtatcatttcattcaaaagGTTTTCCTCTGGATAAAGCTATACAGTATGCCCAATTACATAACCCATATGTCATCAATAATTTACATATGCAATATGATATTCAAGATAGGAGGAAGGTGTATTCTATACTAGAATCAGAAGGAATTGAAATACCTAGATATGCTGTGTTAGATAGGGATAGTCCTGATCCAAAAC atcatgaaCTGGTAGAGTCTGAAGATCATGTGGAGGTTAAtggtattgttttcaataaaccATTCGTTGAAAAACCTGTATCTGCAGAGGATCATAACATATACATTTACTATCCTACATCTGCAGGCGGTGGTAGCCAACGCCTCTTCCGCAAG GGTTTCTATTATTCTCAGATTGGCAGCAGAAGTAGCGTGTATTCGCCTGAATCTAGAGTTCGAAAAACTGgcagttatatttatgaagatttTATGCCCACCGATGGCACGGATGTAAAG GTTTATACTGTTGGACCAGATTATGCTCATGCAGAAGCCCGAAAATCACCAGCTCTAGATGGAAAAGTCGAAAGGGACAGAGAGGGCAAAGAAATAAGATATCCTGTGATTTTGAACAAtgctgaaaaattaatttctaggAAAGTTTGCTTGGCATTCAAACAAGCTGTATGTGGATTCGATTTACTCCG aGCAAACGGCAAATCTTTCGTATGCGATGTGAATGGTTTTAGTTTCGTAAAAAATTCCAACAAGTACTATGACGATTGTGCTAAAATTTTAGGAAATATGATTCTGAGAGAATTAGCACCAACCCTTCACATTCCATGGTCAGTTCCATTTCAGTTGGATGACCCACCAATTGTACCTACCACTTTTGGAAAAATGATGGAGCTCAGATGTGTAGTTGGAGTTATAAGACATGGTGATAGAACGCCTAAGCAAAAGATGAAAGTTGAAGTTAGACATCCcaagttttttgaaatatttgaaaagtatGATGGTTACAAACATGGCCATGTAAAACTCAAAAGACCAAAACAGTTGCAAGAAATTTTAGATATAGCAAGATCATTATTGGCGGAAATTCAACAGCATGAAGCAGACCccgaaattgaagaaaaacaaggAAAGTTGGAACAGTTGAAAGGGGTTTTAGAGAT GTATGGACATTTCTCAGGAATAAATAGGAAAGTACAAATGAAATATCAACCTAAAGGTCGTCCACGAGGTTCAAGTTCAGATGATG TAGATAAACCAGCTGAACCATCATTAGTGTTGATTTTGAAGTGGGGAGGAGAATTAACTCCGGCTGGTAGAATACAGGCAGAAGAATTGGGACGTATATTCCGATGCATGTATCCTGGTGGACAAGGTAGACATCTGGCCG GAGAATACTCAGGAGCCCAAGGATTGGGTTTATTGAGACTTCATTCTACATTCCGACATGACCTCAAAATATATGCATCTGATGAAGGAAGGGTACAAATGACTGCAGCGGCTTTCGCGAAGGGGCTGCTTGCTTTAGAAGGGGAGTTAACCCCGATATTAGTTCAAATGGTAAAAAGCGCAAACACTAATGGACTTCTAGATAACGACTGTGATAGCAGTAAATATCAAAACAT GTGTAAATCCAGGTTACATGAACTGATGCAATTGGACCGTGATTTTACTCAAGAAGATAGGGATATGATTAATCCATGCAATTCTTCAAGCATAGCAGCTGCTTTGGAATTCGTGAAAAACCCTGTTAAATGTTGTAAACATGTTCACTCGTTAATAAAATCTTTGATGGAAATTGTTCAGATAAAAAAAGATGACAGTAAAACCAAAG ATGCCGTTCTTTATCATGGAGAAACATGGGAACTGATGGGACGGCGTtggggaaaaattgaaaaagactTTTTTACCAAAAACAAGACATTTGATATAAGCAAGATACCTGATATATATGATTGTATTAAATACGATCTTCAGCATAATCAGCATACTTTACAATTCGAACAAGCTGAGGAGCTGTATTTGTATGCTAAATATTTGGCTGACATAGTTATACCACAGGAATATGGGCTTTCTGCTCAGGAAAAATTGACTATAGGACAAGGCATATGCACTCCGTTGTTGAAGAAAGTTAAAGCTGATTTACAGAGAAACATTGAGGAGAATGAAGAGACTGTTAATAGGTTGAATCCTAGATACTCCCATGGTGTGTCAAGTCCAGGTAGACATGTACGAACAAGACTGTATTTCACTAGTGAAAGTCATGTACACTCTTTGATAACTGTTTTAAGGCATGGAGGATTATTAGAT ATAACTAATGACGAGCAATGGCGGAGGGCTATGGAGTATGTCTCCATGGTATCAGAGCTTAATTATATGTCCCAAGTTGTAATTATGTTGTATGAAGATCCAACCAAAGATCCTTCAAGTGAAGAAAGATTCCATGTGGAACTCCACTTTAGCCCTGGTGTGAATTGTTGTGTCCAGAAGAATCTGCCTCCTGGTCCTGGATTCAGACCCCATTCAAGGAATGAATCGTCTAGTACTAAATCTTCT AGTTCTAATAATTCAGCTACACCTACTCCTCCAGAGGATGCTAAAAGCCAATGTTCGTTAAGGATAGATGAGGAGAGTGAATCAACTCTAGATGAAGATAAACCTACCTCAAAATCATCAGTAGAAACATTAGAATCCAAATACAATAACTCTTTATTTTCACCTATCAATTCCGGGAATCGCAAATACCGAGTCAAAACTAGTGATCCTATTCCTATTGG AAATTCTCATACGGTTTGTGGACATGAGGCAGCCCATTTGGCGAAGAAATTAAATGAAGAACTTGCCCAACAAGGAAAACGTAAGAATGGTAAAAATTACATGGCAAATAGAACGTTAAGTCCCGATCCAGAACCAAGATCGAAAAGTTATGACAACAAGAGTCCAAAAAAAGAGAAAG AACAATCTGAGGATGATCAATCTCACATATCTCTACCTCAAGtgcctataataataataaatccacCAAATTCTCCCAATGTCAAAGCAAGACCAAAACTAGTGTCTCAAAGATCACTTTCAAGTACAAGTACAATCGATTTAGATACCCAAACATTAACTGATATTAACAGCCAGTCTAAACCACAAAGTTCTACAAATGAATTACCTCTGACTGAATTGAATTTAGAGATTTTCACATCGAATCAAAAAGATCGTTCAAATTCTAGGATGAGTACAAACGAATTGCCCATGAGTGATATTACATTCAGGCCGCGCAGTAATACATTTTATgcagaagaaataataaacaaatttgaTAACGAATGCAAGTTTCGTAAGTACAAACAGAGATCATTCTCGGATCCAAATATTCTCGATAAAGAACTTGTATGCTGCTCGGATGGATCATGTTGgttagaaaaaaataatgacgcTTCAACTGTAGATGAGAACATTTTGGAAGGTTCAGCCGATGATTCCGTGTCGGTTTGCTTATGTGACAATTTGTGGTTTCGACGGGCTCCCTCAACTCTTTTGTCTTTCTTGACATCTCCGCCTAACACCATGTATCCCAAACAAGTACGATCCACCTCGCAACCATCATCACCTGGTGTGACATCAAATCCTTGCATGTCCTATACAGAATCGAACAGCTCACCAGAAAAGCGCCATCGTCATAGTATAGCCGGTCAGATGAATTACTTCAGGGTGATTCAGACTCCTACATTTGGCTGGGATTGTCCATTTCCATTCAAGAGGACCACTTTGGGGAGCACCAACTCTTTGTTTAGTACCGCTGTAATTTCGGGAAGTTCCAGCGCGCCGAATCTAAGGGATATGATCCCTAGCGCCACCAGCGTTTCCG GTTTGGAAGGATTTGGTGGAGTTCCACCTATTAGGCCATTGGAAACTTTACATAACGCTCTGTCACTCCGACAAATCGACACATTTTTGGACCGCATGACTAAAGCTTCATTTCTCAAAACTCCATCATCTACACCTCCGAAATATCCATCTACACCGTTGCCAACCCCTGTAGGCTCTCAATCTACATCAACAACTTTATCGTCTCTTGGAGAACAACCATTGAAGAGTCCTTGCAATA GTGGAGTTTGGAGTGGACCACCTAGTTATGTATCTAGCAGCGGTCAGTCCTCTCCAGGTTTATCAGAAACAAATTCAAAGGAAAGCAGTGATTTATCTTCCAGTGCGATCAGTTATGATGG ATTAACTAtggataatatttcaaaaatattcccaAATATGGCTGCCGAATTAGATGAAGATTTGGGAAATGTTAGAATTCAACTTGAttctcaacaaaaatcacagGAAGATGAACTACTGGAATATTTTGGAAGATACAATCTGGAAG AAATTGAATCCACAACACCTATATCAGATCCAGAAATCGTTCTATCAAAAAAGGAGTTTCCAGAAAATAAGGTTTTAGACATAGAACACATGTTTAACAATGCAGTTCCTGACAAAGGTGATAATTTGAGTATTAACAGCTTGAAATCAAACAATATtacaaataatgaaaacaaataccAAGACAAAGCTGCTTCTCCAGTAAATTTACAAAGTCAACATCCAACAGACTGGTATTTAAAATTGAAGACAAATCACAATAAAGGACAGATGGAGAAGAATAAGATTACCAGTTATAATAGTAGTATCAGCGAAATAAATTGCACTCTAAATTCAAAGATTTCCACTTCTGGACTTGGTTCTGATAAGTGGGTATCTGAAAAGGAAAAGTTTTTGGAAAATTCAACAATCAAAAATGAGAATTATGTTGATAATACCAATCgtaaagaaaatcaaaaattaggAGCAGTAATGATTAAAGAAAGTTTCATTGAACTACCTCGAATAGGTAGaatttctagaagttttcatgGAAAATCTCCAAGCAAAGACAGCTATTTAGAGATTGATTCTACACCTAGAAGAGCAAGTGATAATATGGTAAACCTAACAAGTACGTTTCTGAATTCTAAGccattaaatttaaaaaatatggaTCTAATGCAAGGAGATAAATCAAAACACACAAGACCAAAGTTCTGCACTCAAAAATCGCAACCATGTCCTGTTGCTTCAAAGGAAGAATTTAGAAAATCTTCACTATCAgatcctcaaaatttgaaaggaGCAAGATTTACAACGACTATAGTCGATGAGAGTgcttttatggaaaatttcaaatcaaacagcaaaaataataaatag